AGTATTCAGTTTAACTATGATAAACGCAAAGAATTTAGAATAGAAGCGGTTGGAGATAAAGGAGTGTACTCTCTTCTTATATTCTGCAACAACAAACCTATCTATCTTTCAAAAGATAAATACAATTACGTATTCACATTGAGTGGAGAAAACATGCTTTCAAAAGAAATAGAATTAACAGGTGAAGATACCGAAGGAACTTTATATGCCTTAATATTTCCTTTGGAAAGTGATAATTACATGCCGTTTCTTACCAATAAATCTAAATTTGAACTGATTAGAGAGGAAAAATAAATGCTAGAGATAAAAAACTTAACAAAAAAATACCGAGATAATCATGTTATAGTAAACTTGTCTACCATATTTGATATTGGAATAACATCAATACTGGGTGCAAACGGGATTGGTAAATCAACTTTGCTTAATATTATTGCCACTTCTCTTGATTATGATAATGGTCAGATATTATACAATAATAATGATATAAATATATCAATATCCGAATACCGTAAATCTTTGGGATTTGTACCTCAATCTCCTCCATATTATCCGTTCTATACCGGATATGAGTTTCTTGAATACATATGCCTATTAAAACAAATACCAGTTAAACATATTCAAAGTGAAATAGAGAGAGTTATAAGCATCGTTAGAATGACCGAATATGCAAAGAAGAAAATAAAAGCTTATTCAGGAGGTATGAAGCAACGAATTTCTATAGCCCAGGCATTACTAGGCAACCCAGAGATTCTCATTCTTGATGAGCCAACAGTGGGACTTGATCCGAAAGAGCGAATGCTCTTCTTAGAATATATAAAAGAAGTTTCTAGTACTAAAGTAATATTATTCTCAACTCATGTCGTTTCCGATGTTGAGGATATATCAAACAAAATACTGTTATTAAAAGACCGCTCGATAATTTATGAGGGCACTGTTCCAGAAATAATTGAAGAGCATAATAAAAAGTTTCCAAAGGTGAATAACCTATCAGAGGTCTTTCTCAACATATATGACTGAGGTGAATGTATATGAACATATTGTTAGTACGTTATTATTTCATAGATTTATTCAATAAATTCAAGTATATATTCGCTGGGGTTATAATAATTTCAGCACTAATAATCGCACTACAATACTCACCCGCTAGAGAATTTGGAGAGGCATATACTCGATTAAGTGAACAATTTTCAGGTCCCTTTACAAATGAAAAATACAGGGATATAGAAGAATTAATTAGTAAATACAACAAAATGAACTCCATAGCTTATGATGATTTAGACAGCAGGTGGATGAAAAAATTTTATGAACATGAGGAAAATTATTCGGATTCCATTGAGGATTCAGAATTATGGGAAGAATCGCAAAAATTTTTAAAACAAAAGGGTGATTATGGCAACACAGTATATTATGATATGTTGATACTTTCAACTCTAATTAACTCTTATCGTGAATTGGGTCAGATAGAAGAGAGAAAAATACAAGCACGTGAAAGTATTAGGCGAAATATAGGTAAGCGTCAAAACGATAGTGTATTGACATAATAAAATAGAGCCCAGTTTATTCAGGCTCTATTTTAAATATTATTTTTCTTGGATTTGCATGTTTCAGGT
This genomic stretch from Desulfomonilia bacterium harbors:
- a CDS encoding ATP-binding cassette domain-containing protein; this encodes MLEIKNLTKKYRDNHVIVNLSTIFDIGITSILGANGIGKSTLLNIIATSLDYDNGQILYNNNDINISISEYRKSLGFVPQSPPYYPFYTGYEFLEYICLLKQIPVKHIQSEIERVISIVRMTEYAKKKIKAYSGGMKQRISIAQALLGNPEILILDEPTVGLDPKERMLFLEYIKEVSSTKVILFSTHVVSDVEDISNKILLLKDRSIIYEGTVPEIIEEHNKKFPKVNNLSEVFLNIYD